The proteins below come from a single Macrobrachium nipponense isolate FS-2020 chromosome 17, ASM1510439v2, whole genome shotgun sequence genomic window:
- the LOC135195917 gene encoding uncharacterized protein LOC135195917, with protein MGCQEQEKELFRQEFEAAMRTVKEELIIGADMNGRVGKRRDGYEEVQGSHGFEIRNEDGDYLLEMAQSFELVCMNTWFQKLDKFLISYESGGVQSQIYYILVRGANKSNVTSCKVMLGEVCVKQLRLVVMDFKMRGRKPKMRKRRSRMMMGP; from the coding sequence ATGGggtgccaagagcaagagaaagaattatttagacaagagtttgaaGCTGCCATGAGAACAGTGAAAGAGGaactaataataggagctgatatgaatggcagggtgggaaagagaagagatgggtatgaggaggtacaaGGAAGCCATGGGTTtgaaattagaaatgaagatggggattatttattggagatggctcagagttttgaattggtctgtatgaacacatggtttcaaaagttagataagttcttgataagttatgaaagtggaggagtgcagagCCAAATATATTACATCCTAGTTAGAGGAGCCAACAAAAGCAATGTGACCAGCTGCAAAGTGATGTTGGGAGAAGTTTGTGTTAAACAGCttaggttggtggtgatggactttaaaatgagaggtaggaaacccaagatGAGAAAGAGAAGATCTAGAATGATGATGGGAccttaa